The following nucleotide sequence is from Bombina bombina isolate aBomBom1 chromosome 11, aBomBom1.pri, whole genome shotgun sequence.
tctctctgcttgcccgttggtggctgggtgatatggtgccgtccgatgatggtgaattccattcgtatgtaaaaaattctggaagtcttgtgacacaaactggggaccattgtctgtgaccagttttcttggcaacccaaatactgaaaacagtctttctaatgctgatatgacttcagtagttgtagtccttgtcattggaattacttctggccacttagagtgtgcatcaattatgattaagtatgagattccatcaataggaccggcaaagtccaaatgtagtctctcccaaggagtagtaggccagtcccatggttgtacagctcctcgtggaagctgtccttgagcttgaacacaccctttgcatgccataacatagttctcaatgtccttatcaatggccggccaccaaacatgacccctagccttctgtttcattctgacaatgcctgggtgtccttcatgaaggagttttaacgtagcttgtcgtagcccattaggaaccagaactctctcaccccataaaatacatccatttctgagtgtgagttctttcgctcgtagtatgtatgctcgctgcacatcacagccagttcttggccagccatctgtcaaatactttgccagaagttgtaattcagtatcacaagctgtctccttagcaatttgtttggcatgtactatacccgtaaaacacacacttggaaggctttcttgaacaactggtaaggaattcattagtggaagcctggacatggcatcagcattgccatgggaatcatgggcccggtatttgatgcagtaatgatatgctcccaaagttagagcatacctttgcaatctagccgctgtagtggttgaaattcctttccttggattaaagatggtcagcagtggcttatggtcagttaaaagagtaaattgcctaccataaatatagttatggaacttcttaacagcccatacaatggccaatgcttccttgtctaattgggaatagttcttctctgccgtcgttagagaacgggaagcaaaggctaccggtcggtctgtcccatctggcattgtgtgtgacaatacagcccctaaaccataaggcgaagcatcacatgctatcatgagtggtttctgaagatcatagtgcattaacatgcgggaacacaggagtaggttcttggattcctggaaggctttattgcattcactgctccacaaccaggatcgatttgtctcaagaagctgatgtagtgggtgtaacgtatgggctagctggggaagaaaacggtggtaatagttaaggagaccaaggtatgatcgtagttgtgatgcattctgtggtataggagcttcttgcaaggccttgactttgtcatcagcagtgtgtagaccatgacaatctataacatggccacaaaattctaatttgtcacgcatgaaagcacacttctccaagttgaccttcaacccgtaggtcattagccgctgcagtaccctctctacattgtgtcgatgttcttcctccgtcctgcccgtgattaacatgtcatctaaaaggcattggacatagggtagtccatttaacagttcttccatggtgcgttgccagatggctggtgcaggagcaatgccaaagaccatacgattatattgaaataacccacggtgagtattgatggtgagtaacctgcgggaatctggatgtacttcaagttgaaggtaagcattttttaaatcaatctttgtgaaatgttgtcccccagctaagttagcaaaaatctcttctgttctgggtaatggatacttatccactgctaactgttcattcaacaccatcctaaagtctccacatattcggatctgtccatctttctttcttaccggtacaataggagaagcccactcactacgatgcactggggttataatctttaactcttctaacctcctcagttcagcatcaactcctgcccttaaagcgaatggcacagttcgtgctttgaaaaactttggccttgctccaggttttaactgtaaccgtacccttttgttcttaacttttcccagaacactttcaaacaccggggcatatttggtcttaatgttctgaatccactgggcacgatcaactccaatatgatgaacttcactgtttttgaggctctcaggcatgccaagggcccgtatccagtcccttccataaagaggtgggccacctgattttagtatatatagtgtaagattggcagttttactgtttgtacacacagatacagatgcacaccccagtggcgtcaagacttctctggagtatgtttgtagcttcaaggtagtgggctgcagcaatactggaattttcagctgtttccaatctttaattgtcataactgaaactgcagccccagtatctaagtccatggtcaaatcttttccttcaatattaacatgaacggtcaaaggctcagaccctgctgtcatggtgtatacagtcaaactctgaacagtcatttcctcttctgagtctgatgtggctcccttataagccatgtggtaatttcccttcttatgagttttgcttgagacactctgctgagatcctctgcaagccttctttaagtgtcctattttaccacagccatgacaacgagcatttttaaatctgcattcaaaagctacatgattctgtgctccacatctgtaacagttaataggcgatgctgcttttgctgaatatttactggctggtttagtctgttgcttcacattagagaaaaatacctgttcttccttagtgtgagaatgcgtctgcagtaaactagtgtctcgtgtggcctgttccaaaacagaagcaatctctagtgctttatggaaggtcaggctctcctctgtcaaaagtcgcctttgaatagattctgtactgatacccataacaaactgatctctaagggcaatattcagatactccccaaaagcacaggtgctggccaatttctttaaacttattgcaaatgtagatacagtctcttgtaccccttggcgcctgctataaaacttgaaccgctcagcaatctctaatggccgtggttggaaatgttgtgttaagatctgtattatttcagacaaagacttggtggctggcttttctgggtgtagcagatcttttagaatctcatatgttttagcaccaatagttgtgagacagacagcaacagacttagtatctccaatgtcattggcaagtaaatactgctgtagtctttcagtccaggaaacccagttatctgtgtcagggtcaaattctttcaatgctccaaatacagccatgatagcgtgagtttgtggtagtatactcgtcgccagatgtaatgtccttacatagcaaacattaactctttatatgaatgatgcacttgcaacttctaaatgtaaactggcactttatttactgcatgacatagcaaggtgctcctgtagatttgcacacagtaatatggatagatacacatatatatagtcctttataatgaatggctgctgcactccttatattagcagtcctgtatactgtgtatgcagcactatagtaatccagggtaactgataactgtataactgcaatataacttataatgtgtaactgacagttcttactcttcctgactggctgatgctgtatcctctgcagtgatctgtagctgacattacatttattactatcagcaattgtcagagctcagACTCAATCCTGGTacttttataactgcatcacaaactgtcacaagatggcttctctgaactgtactgattctaagcacagcccacttgatgacatcatctttgtatggaagcctcaatgtgcctttTTTGACCaaacaggaagtaagcacaacactacatctgacacacacacacggctgttatttatatactgacacacacagctgtatcatttatatattgacacacacagctgttatcatttatatactgacacacacagctgctatcaattatatactgacacacacagctgctatcatgtatatactgacacacacacacaggtgttattaattatatattgacacacacacagctgttatcatttatatactgacacacacagctgttatcatttatatactgacacacacacacagatgttatcatttatatactgacacacacagctgtatcatttatatactgacacagacagctgtatcatttatatactgacacacacagctgttattatttatatactgacacacacagctgttatcatttatatactgacacacacagctgtatcatttatatactgacacacaaagctgtatcatttatatactgacacacacagctgttatcatttatatactgacacacacacagctgttatcatttatatactgacacacacagctgtaatcatttatatactgacacacacagctgttatcatttatatactgacacacacacagatgttatcatttatatactgagtcactgacacacacacagatgttatcatttatatactgacacacacagctgtatcatttatatactgacacacacagctgtatcatttatatactgacacacacagctgttatcatttatatactgacacacacagctgtatcatttatatactgacacacatacagctgttattatttatatactgacacacacagctgttatcatttatatactgacacacacagctgtatcatttatatactgacacacacagctgttattatttatatactgacacacacagctgtatcatttatatactgacacacacagctgttatcatttatatactgacacacacagctgtatcatttatatactgacacacacagctgttattatttatatactgacacacacagctgttatcatttatatactgacacacacacagatgttatcatttatatactgacacacacagctgttatcatttatatacacacacacagctgtaatcatttatatactgacacacacagctgttatcatttatatactgacacacacagctcctgtcatttatatactgacacacacagctgtatcatttatatactgacacacatacagctgttatcatttatatacttacacacacagctgttat
It contains:
- the LOC128642231 gene encoding uncharacterized protein K02A2.6-like gives rise to the protein MAVFGALKEFDPDTDNWVSWTERLQQYLLANDIGDTKSVAVCLTTIGAKTYEILKDLLHPEKPATKSLSEIIQILTQHFQPRPLEIAERFKFYSRRQGVQETVSTFAISLKKLASTCAFGEYLNIALRDQFVMGISTESIQRRLLTEESLTFHKALEIASVLEQATRDTSLLQTHSHTKEEQVFFSNVKQQTKPASKYSAKAASPINCYRCGAQNHVAFECRFKNARCHGCGKIGHLKKACRGSQQSVSSKTHKKGNYHMAYKGATSDSEEEMTVQSLTVYTMTAGSEPLTVHVNIEGKDLTMDLDTGAAVSVMTIKDWKQLKIPVLLQPTTLKLQTYSREVLTPLGCASVSVCTNSKTANLTLYILKSGGPPLYGRDWIRALGMPESLKNSEVHHIGVDRAQWIQNIKTKYAPVFESVLGKVKNKRVRLQLKPGARPKFFKARTVPFALRAGVDAELRRLEELKIITPVHRSEWASPIVPVRKKDGQIRICGDFRMVLNEQLAVDKYPLPRTEEIFANLAGGQHFTKIDLKNAYLQLEVHPDSRRLLTINTHRGLFQYNRMVFGIAPAPAIWQRTMEELLNGLPYVQCLLDDMLITGRTEEEHRHNVERVLQRLMTYGLKVNLEKCAFMRDKLEFCGHVIDCHGLHTADDKVKALQEAPIPQNASQLRSYLGLLNYYHRFLPQLAHTLHPLHQLLETNRSWLWSSECNKAFQESKNLLLCSRMLMHYDLQKPLMIACDASPYGLGAVLSHTMPDGTDRPVAFASRSLTTAEKNYSQLDKEALAIVWAVKKFHNYIYGRQFTLLTDHKPLLTIFNPRKGISTTTAARLQRYALTLGAYHYCIKYRAHDSHGNADAMSRLPLMNSLPVVQESLPSVCFTGIVHAKQIAKETACDTELQLLAKYLTDGWPRTGCDVQRAYILRAKELTLRNGCILWGERVLVPNGLRQATLKLLHEGHPGIVRMKQKARGHVWWPAIDKDIENYVMACKGCVQAQGQLPRGAVQPWDWPTTPWERLHLDFAGPIDGISYLIIIDAHSKWPEVIPMTRTTTTEVISALERLFSVFGLPRKLVTDNGPQFVSQDFQNFLHTNGIHHHRTAPYHPATNGQAERFVQTFKRALKALKAEKQVNTKNILQFLQQYRVTQHPTTGVAPAQLLFGRKIRTKLDLITPDVAETVRIMQDKMRVGKPSRTYTEGDLVWYRVYHTEEKWAPGVVAQVEGPKMYVITTPSGVCRRHVNQLRPRLERREQAGEDHHLKMQSDNDFDIWGGVWHDPNTGSDSTTEDDSEIPASVEEPCNDESGNSIQDHNSHARTPRQRTPVVRWSPEVNLRDTRRRQHATYQRNFRQRKKQEAAFTSTIQEDAGED